The genomic stretch GGGCGGCGGGTGGCGGACGCGTGTGCGGCGCGCCATCGATAGACCAGGGGCATGTAGTCGGCGTGCAAGGGGCCGCTGATGCCGGGGCGGCCCGGGTCGAAGCTGTGCATGGGGGCGTCCAGTAACAGAAGACGACGGAAGCGAGAAACGCCCGCGGTCGCCAGCGCGGCGAACCCGTGGGAGCGGGCGCGGGGCCAGGCGCGAGGCAGGGGTAGGCCAGCCTTGGCGGAAGCGGACGTGTCTCAGCGTTCGCTGCAGCCGGCGTTCCCGCCCGCCGGCGTCGGTGCCGTCACAGCCGCGTCCAATGGTTGTCGGGGCGCGCCCCGGTGGGGAGCGGGAGGCGTTGTGGGGCCGGCTCTCCGGGTGGCGCAGACAGCTCGAACCCCGCCGTGCGGCCGCCGGCCCGGACGTTGCCGCGGCGGCCCGGCGCCAACGCGCAGGCCTCGTCCAGCGGCCACTGCCCGGCGTAGCGGCCGTCGGCATGCCACAAGCTCACGCAATGGGCGCGGGTGCAGCTGACGGCAAAAAAGCCGTCGCCGGTCGACGCGATGTCGCCGCCGTACCCCTGCAGCGACAGACCCGCGGGCGGCACCGCGGTGCGCAGCTGGCGCCCGTCGAAGACCGCCAATACGGGCGCGGTTTGCTTGCGCTCGGCCTCGTCGTGCTCGGCCTGCAGGGCGATGCCGACGGTGCCGTCGGCGGCCAAGGCCAGGTGCCGCAAGCTGAGGCGGCGATCGTCGAGACGCCATTGCCCGAGCAGCGCGCCGTCGTCCGGGGCCAGGCGCACCAGCGACGAGTCCATGCGCTCGAGGTCGAGTTTGAGGCGGCCGGTTTCCGGCCGGGTGGCGATGCCGCCGTTGGCGACCAGTAGCTGCCCATCCGCGTCGCGGATGAGGGCATGCGGATCGATGCCGTGGGTCCGCCACTCGTCACGCTTTTGCAGCGTCCGGGTATCGCGCAGGCCGACCAGCCCTGCGCCCGACTGGAAATCGGTTTCGGTGGTGTAGAGGGTTCGTCCATCCGGCGAGACCAGCACATGACCGTTGTAGACGCGGTCGGGCTCGATCCAGCCCCAGCGCAGCACCTGCCCGGACGGCGTCCAGTGCAGCAGCCAGTCGCCCGGGCGTCGCGCCACGGCGAGCAGGCTCCCGTCCGGCAACACGCGCAAGGCATGGGCACGGGTCGGGATGGCCAGCCTTGCATCCAGGCGGGGGCCGCCGGGCGCGAGCCGCAACACACCCAGCCAGTGCCCGGCGCTGTCGACCCAGGACAGCGCGAGACGGTCCTGGTCGATGCGTCGCGCGGGCGCAGGTTGCACGGCGCTCACCGGGCTGCCGAGCAGGGCGGTCAGTGCAGCGAGCCAGTGTCTGCGGCGCCAGCGCATCTCGTTGACGTTCAATCGCCGTCCGCGTCCGAAAAGCCGAGCGTGACCTGCAGCGCCGGGGCCAGCTCCTGTTCGCCGAGACGCTTGAGGTCGGCCAGCGCCGCGGCGGCCGCCAGCACCGTCCGCGCGGACTTCGGCTTGGCGGCCGCGATGGCTTTGTCGACCCGCCCGGCGGTCGCGGCCACGTGGTCGGCCACGTCGTTGCGCCCACGGCCGCGCAGATAGGTCTCCAATGGCACCAGGCCGCTGCCGGGCGAGGGGGCAGGCTGGCCGGGCTGCGCGGCCACCAGCGTGTGTACGGCACGCCAACGTGCAGCCCAACTCTGCTGCGTCAGTCCGCTGGCCGCCCGCGGCCAGGTCTCGCTGCGGCGCGACGTGCTGTCGCGGCTGCGCTGCGGGCGCTCCAGGTCTTGCCAGCGCAGCCGCTCCACCGCGCCCATCCACTGGTTCACCCACTCGGCCATCTGCTGCCCGGCGCGCTCGTCGTCGTCTGCCGCCTGCGCCGTTGCCTGCTGGAATTCCGCCTGCAGCGCTGCCGCTTCACGGGCGATGTCAGCCGCCACTTGTTCGGCGTAGCGGCAGGCCGGCGTCGCCGGCTTCAGCGCTTGGGGCCAGAGCAGCCACTCGAGCGCCGGCAGGCCTTTGGCGGGCGCGCCGATGCGCTCCATCGCCTGAGCATCGCCCGGAGCTTGTTCGATGGCGCGCTGGATCAGCTCGGGCCGCGGGGGTGTGAAGTCGATCTGGCGCACCGAACGCCGTGCCACCAACGGCGCGGCCGGCACCATCGACAGTTGCTCCCACGCCAGCGTCGTGTCGCGCCACTGTTCGCGAGCCCTGGCTCGCGCCGGCTCGGTGCGGGCGGGCGGCGCGGCGCACAGCGCCTGCAAGGCCGGCGGCAGTGCCTCGGCGTGCCGCGCGAACTCGGCGGCACGCGGCAGATACCAGTGGCGCTGCAGGCCCTGCATGAACGCGGCCGGCGTGTAGTAGGGCACGGCCACCACGGGCGCAGCGTCCGCGGCCCAAGCCATCCTCGACGCGGCCAGCAGCGTGGCCGCCAGGACGCAGCAGTGCCAGGCCTTCTTCTTCATAGCGACTCCACGAAGCGAACCAAAGCCGCGCGTTCATCGCGACTCATCTTCAGCACCTGGTCGCGGCTTGCGCGGGCCTCGCCGTCGTGCCACAGGATGGCCTCGAGCACACCGCGCGCACGGCCGTCGTGCAGCAGGCGCTGGTGACCGTTGACGTCGCGTATCAGCCCGATGCCCCACAACGGCGGCGTCTTCCATTGCCGGCCGCTGGCGTTGAAGTCGGGCCGTCCGTCGGCCAGGCCAGGGCCCATGTCGTGCAGCAGCAAGTCGGTGTAGGGCCAGATCTTCTGGCCTTGCAGCGCGCTGCTGGTCAGGCGCGGGAAGGGCGCGGCCGACGTCACATAGCTGGGGCGGTGACAGACCGCGCATTGCGCCTGCTGGAACAGCTGCTGGCCGCGCTGTACCTGCGGGTCGTGCACGCCGCGGCGGGCCGGCGGCGCCAGTGTGGCCTGATAGAACACGACGTCGTCCAAGGTCTTGTCATCGATCTCGGGCTGTTCGCCCTTGGCGCCGCGCGGCGCCTCGCGGCAATCGGTCTGCGTCTGCGAGCACGCCTCGTCGGGGAACATCGACGAGGTGATGCCGATGTCGCCGATGAACGCGGCAGCGGTCTGGTGGGCCAGCGTCGCGACATTCGCCTTCCAGCCAAAGCGGCCCAGGCGCGTCTCGCGCGACGCTGCGTCCCAGACGCGGTTCGGCACGCCTTTGATCGGTCCAGGCATCTCGGCTTGCTGGCGCGCGTTGGCCAGGATGTCTTCGTCCGCGATCGACTCGATCAGGCCGACCCCGATCACCTGCGGCGCGATGCGCGGGCTCATCATCAAGCCGGGCGCCGTCGGGCCGTAGGCCGCCTCGCGCAAGCGGTAGTGCGGCCGCTGCAAGGTGTAGCGCGTGCCGTCGGCGAAGCGGCCGTGCGCAGCGGTGTGCCGCAGCTCGACCTGCGCTTCGGGCCGCACGCCCTGCACGGCGGCGTTGTTCAGTTGATCGCCGTACACGGGGTCGGGTTGTGGCCCGCCGTGCTCGTTGCGACCGGGGACTGACAAGCGCATCAGCAAGGCGACTGGCTGTTCTTGCAGGCCACGCCGGAAGTCGGGCGGTGCACCACGTCCGTCCTGCACATGGCAGCCGCCACAGGAGCGCGCGATGAAGTGCGGGCCGAGGCCGTCGCGCGCGGTGGTCGACGCCGGCGCCTCGACCCAGTTGCGCCGGAAGAAGGAGTTGCCGATCGCAAAGCGGGTGCGTTCCGAGTCACTCAGGTTGGCGGCCGGAAACGAGAAGGCATTGCGACCATCGGCATGCACCGTGGTTGCGCCGCCCGGGCGTTCGCCGAGGACGTCGTCGTCTTGCTGCGCGTGCAGACCGAGCGCCGTGCCCGCGAGTGCGAGCAGGGCCGCCAGGCCCGGCCAAGGGCGCATATACCTCTGTACCGTCACGGCTTCAGGGCTGGCTGAGCGTGAGGCGGGTCAGCCCGACTCGGCTGGCGGCCTCGACCAGGTCTTTGCTCTGCTGCACCAGCGCGTCGACCGTCTTTTGCACGCGTTGCCGGCCGGCCGCGTCGCGCCCGCCGGTGATCTCGCGGTCGAATGGTGCCTGCAGCGCCTCGGCCGCGGCCACGCTGGCCTCCACGCGCTGAGTGGTGCGCTCTGCGAGGTCAGGGTCCTTCTGCGCCACCAGGGCGCGCAGCGATGCACCTCCGAGGGAGGTGCCGTCGAGGCGGCGGTACTCGCCCAACCACACGTTGCGGATGCCGATCGCGTTGCCCACGACGTCCCGGTGTGTGTTGTCCGAGAAGCAGGAGTGTTCGTCCTCCTGGTCCTGGCTGGCCAGCGCGACCTCGAGGCGTTCGCCGGCCAGTTCCCCGCGCGACAGCGAGCCCAGGCCAACGAAGATCTTGCGCAGCGACTCGTCGCCGCCTTGCTCGAAGCGGGCGCGGTAGTTGGAAGGCGCGCCCGGCGCCCATGCCTGCACCAGCAGCTTGAGGTCGTCGATCAGCAGATCGGTCACCACGGATAGATATTGCCGGCGCCGGTCGGCATTGCGCGCCTTGCCGTCGACATAGTCCTGGAAGGAGCGTTGGCCGGGGCCGTCGGTTTGGAGATCCTGGCCCCACAGCAGAAATTCAATGGCATGCCAGCCGGTCGCGATGTTTTCTTCGCCACCGCGTTCGTTGTACCGGGCCAGGGTTTTCTTGTCGATGCGAACCTTGCGGTTATGGATCAGGCCGGAGACCGGCTTGCCCTTGACCGCGTCGATATACGACTCGTCGAGCGGCCACGCGTTGATCCGGCCCTCGGGGCCCTTCTCGTCGTCGATCGGGCCGCTGTAGAAACGAAAGGCTTCGGTTTGACCGTAGACCTCGCGCGCGGCCAGCCACGCGCGGCGCGCCGCGGCCATCGTGTCTTCCGACGGCTGCGCGACGAACGCGCGCACCGCTTGCTGCAAGGCCAGGGCTTGGGTCAGTGTGTCTTCGTACGAGGCCGAGACCAGGCGGGCATAGTGAGCCACCACTGCCGGCACCGTCACGCCGGTGGTCGGGCTGGCCGCTGCTGCCGTCTCCTGGGCTTGCACGGGCAAGCTGGGCACGAGGGCGGCGCCGAGGGCGGCGGCCAAGAAGAAACGTCGCATGCAGTTCCCTCCAATCTGAAAGAACTAGCATTGTAAATGCGAATAATTATTGTTATGTTGGGGGTGCTGACAGACCGGAGTCTTCTCCCAGGTACCTGTCAGAGTCTCCAGGAGTAGGGTGCTTTCAGTCGCGAAACCGCCGCCTAGAATTACTGAACCAATTAGTTAAGATGTTTCAGGAGAGACTCATGGCTACCGTCATCCAGCATCGCAACCTGCCTCATGCTTTGTTGCGAGCCCGCGAAGCGGTCATGCGCTACTTCCGTCCCAACCTGAAACTGGCGGGGATCACGGAACAGCAATGGCGCGTGATTCGCACCCTTTCACTGCAAGGCGAGATGGAGATCGGCCGCATCGCCGAAGCCTGCAGCATTCCCGGCCCCAGCCTCACCGGCGTACTCGAACGGATGGAGCGCGACGAGTGGATCAAGCGCTTCCGCATCTCGACCGACCAGCGCAAGGTGGTGGTCGAGTTGACCGCCAAGAGCCGTCGCCTGGTCGACAAGATGGCGGCGCGTGTCGACGCCCGCTATCTCGAAATCGAATCGCAACTCGGGCCGCAGGTGTTGGGACGTTTGTTCGAGTTGCTAGACCGTGTGGCAGCCTTGCCTGACCCGGGCCAGGTCGAGGCTGTGAAAGTGCCGATCGCCCGTCGTCAGCCCGGCGCTGCGGCCCGTAAAGTCCCGCTGCAACGCAAGGCCCCCTTGCAGCGCGCACGCCCGCTCAACAGCACTGCGTCGCGGATGCGCTGAACCGGCTCGCATGCGCCCCGTGCCAACCGGCCGGGGCGTGTCCGCGGGTCGGGGCCCGCCCTCACTGCCCTGGCCTGCGGCCGCCAGCCCGCAGGTCAGCGGGGTGCCCCAAAGCGGCCGGCTCGAAAGTCTTCGACCGCCTGGAAGATCTGCTCATGGCTGTTCATCACGAACGGCCCATATTGAGCAATCGGCTCGCCCAGCGGCCGCCCGGCGATCAACAAGACACGCGTGTCCTCGTCGCATTCCAGTATCACGCCGTCCGCTCCCTCTGCGTTGGCCAAGATCGCCATACGCTGGGCCGGCACCCGGGTGTGACCGATCTTCAACTCACCTCGATAGACATAGACGAAGGTGTTGTGCGTGGCCGGCACAGGCTGCGCATGGCGAGCGCCGGCGAGCAAGTGCAGGTCCAGGTACAGCGGCTCGGTATGGGCACGCTGCACGGCGCCGTCTACGCCGTGGCTGCAGCCGGCGATGACGCGCACCTGCACACCCTCCGGCAACGTGAATGACGGGATGTCCTGCGCCTGCAGGTCCCGGTACCACGGCTCACTCAGCTTCTCGCTCGACGGCAGGTTGAGCCACAGCTGGAAACCCTCCATCACACCATCGGCCTGTTCCGGCATCTCCGAGTGAACCAGGCCTCGGCCGGCGCACATCCATTGCACGCCACCGGGGCCCAGCAGGCCTTCATGGCCCGCGCTGTCGCGGTGGCGCATGCGGCCGGCGACCATGTAGGTGATGGTCTCGAAGCCCCGGTGCGGGTGGTCGGGAAATCCGGCCCCATAGTCGCGCGGATCGTCGCTCGCGAAGGCATCGAGCATCAAATAAGGGTCGAGCCGGCGTTGCAAGGGCTGGGTCAACACGCGGGTCAGCTTGACGCCGGCCCCGTCGGAGGTGGCGACGCCGTGCACCAGACGCTCGACGCCGCGCGGCACGCGCACCTGTTCAGCGGTGGGGGAAACAAGGTTCATCGTCAACTCCTTGGTTGCAAGACACGCAAGACCTTGCGAGCTGGCCTGTACGACACCACACCCGCTGCGTTCCTGGCAGGCCGTTCCCGCTCAGGCGACGCTCGATTCGATTTGCGTCCGGGCCTGCGACCAGGCCTGCTGCTCTGCTTCGGGGCCCATCGCCAGCCCTTCCGCGTAGACGAACTGCACGTCGGTCATGCCGAGGAAATTCAGCACGGCACGCAAATAGGGCACCTGCGTGTCGCTCGGCGTGTCGCGGTAGCGGCCGCCGCGGGTCAACGCGACATAGACCTTCTTGCCGGTCAGCAGACCCTCCGGCCCGGCCTCGGTGTAGCGGAAGGTGACCCGGGCGCGTGAGATCGCGTCGATCCAGTTCTTCAGTTGCGACGAGACGCCGAAGTTGTACATCGGCACGCCGATGACCACGGTGTCGGCGGCCTGGATCTCGGCGATCAGCGTGTCGTCGAGGGCCACCCGCGCTTGTTGTGCCGCGCTGCGTTGCTCCGGCGGCGTGAACAAGGCCTGCAGGGCCGCCTCGTCCAGCGCCGGATGGGGCTGCCGCGACAGGTCGCGCACGGTCAGCGTGGTGTCGGGATGGGCGGCCTGCAGGCGGGCGACGATGTCCTGCGCCAGGCGGGTGGAATGGGAGCCTTCGGCACGGGCGCTGGAATTGATCTGGAGGATGTTCATCGCAGTGGTCTTTCAAGGTGAAGTCGATGGATGAACTTTATTGATGCTTCGACAGCGAAAAAAGACGGGCAAGTGGATAACATTGTTCCGCTACTGGAACAATCATGCAGATCGATCCCAACGACCTTTTGTTGTTTGCCCGGGTCGCCGAGTGCGGCAGCTTCACGCGGGCGGCGGAGCGCGCGGGGCTGCCGAAAAGCACCGTCTCGAGGCGCATATCGGAGCTCGAGCGGGGCTTGGGTGAGCGGCTGCTGTTGCGCACCACCCGCAAGCTCAGCCTGACCGACTTCGGCCACGCCCTGCTGGAGCATGCGCGCCAGGTGGCCGACGAGGTCGACGCGGCCGCGTCGCTCGCCTCGCACCGCCAGGCCCTGCCGAGCGGCCGGCTGCGGGTGTCGCTGCCGGGCGATTTCGCCGGGCTGAACCTGGCCGCCTTCATGGCCGAGTTCTTGTTGCGGCATCCGGCGATCACGCTCGAGGTCGACATCTCGGCGCGACGTGTCGATCTGATCGGCGAAAACTACGACCTCGCACTGCGCATGGGCGACATGCCCGACGATGCGACGCTGGTCGCGCGCCGCCTGTTCCTGCACACCTGGGGGCTGTATGCGACGCCCGCGTATCTGGCCCTGCACGGCACCCCCCGGCAGCCCGCCGATCTGCTGCAGCATCGGGGCCTGGCGATGGGAGCCCGCAACGGCGAACCGATCCCCTGGATGCTGCAGCGCGAGGACGGAGAGCGTTGGGCCGGGCTGGCGCCGCCGCGGGCGTTGGCGAATTCCCCGCCGTTGCTGATCCGCCTGGCCTTGACGAGTGCCGGCATCGTTGCGGCGCCCGACATGCTGACCACGCAGGAGGTGGCCAGCGGCCAGCTGGTGCGGGTGCTGCCGCAATGGTGTCTGCCGGCCATCCCGGCATGGGCGGTGATGCCCGGGCGGCGCTTGATGCCGGCCCGGACCCGCGTGTTCCTGCAGGCACTCGAAGAGGCCTTGCGGCGCGCGGGCTTTGCGCCGCCCGACGGGTGAGACTCAGGCCGGGCGCGGCACCTCGAGCGGGTCCAGCCATTCGCGCCAGGCGCGCGGCTGCACCCGCAGCGCCCGCCCGTCCAATTCGCGCTGCACCCAGCGCCGTTGCTGGGCGAGTGTGAGCAGTGCCGCCCCCAGCGCGCCGCCCAGGTGCGGGCGTCGTTCGCTCCAGTCGAGACAGGGGCAGGCGAACCTGCGGCGGCGCTGCCGCACTTCGTCGAGATCGATGCCCCAGTCGAGCAAGCCACGCGTACCCTCGCGCGTCACGCACAGGCCGTCACCGTCGTTGACCAGCCAGCGGCGCTGGGTCAGCGCCTGCAGCAGGTGCACCGCGATCTCGCCGGCCATGTGGTCGTAGCAGGTCCGCGCCACGCGCAGCCCCGATGGCGTGGCCGGGCGGAAGGCGGGCCGCGGACGGCCGCTCAGCACCAGCAGGGCTTCGAGCGCCTGTGCCGCGTCGGCGCCGGCCAGCTGGTAGTAGCGGTGCTTGCCTTGCGGCACGCACTGCAGCAGTCGCTGTTCGACCAACCGGGCCAGGTGGGCGCTCGCGGTCGATGCTGCCACGTCTGCCTGCGCCGCCAGTTCGGTCGCGGTGCGCGCTCGGCCATCGAGCAAGGCGCACAGCATCGCCGCGCGCGCCGGTTCGGCGATGGCCGCAGCCACATGCGCAAGCCCGGTGTCTGCAACCATGTTTCGTTCCTCGTCGAAGCGTGATGGCAAACAGCCTAGCAGACTGCGGCCGTGTCGACTTCGAAAGCCGTTGATGGACGAGATCCGAGACCCGGTGCAAGCGGTGACCGCACCGGACCCCTATCCCTATTACGCCGCGCTGCGGGAGCGGCACGGCCTTTACCACGAGCCTCGACTCGATGCCTGGGTCGCCACCGCAGCCGCGGTGGTCGACGCGGCATTGCAGCATCCGGGCTTGCGCGTGCGACCGCCGGGCCAGCCGGTGCCACCGGCGCTGCAGGGCACGCCGGCCGGCGCCGTTTACGCGCGCCTGGTCCGGATGAGCGAAGGGCCGGCCCATGCCGGGACCCGTCGGGCGGTGACACAGACGCTGGACCCGATGGCCTCGGGCCAGGTGGCAGGGCGGGCCCGCGACCATGCCGCCCAGGCGCTGGCGATGACCGCACCAGGCGACCGCGAACGCCTTCGGGCCCTCTACCGTGTCCCCTTGCTGACGATGGCCGAAGGCATCGGGGTGCCGATCGGGCAGCGTGAGCGGGTGGCCTTGCTCACCGAGCGTTTTGTCGCCTGCCTCTCGCCGCTGAGCGGTGCGCCGGCGCTGTCGGAGGCGCAGGACGCGGTGCATGCCTTGCATGGGCTGTTCGACGAGGGTTTGTCGAGTTGGGCGCCGGCGCCGCCGTCTGGGGGGCCTGAGCGTGAGACGTGGATCGCGAACCTGATCGGGTTGTTGTCGCAGACCTGCGATGCAACCGCAGGGCTCATCGGCAATACGCTGGTCGCCCTCGGACGCGAGCCGGCGCTCGTCTCCCGGCTGCGGCAGGGGATCGTGCAAGTTGCCGAGGTGGTCGACGAGGTCGCCCGCCACGACCCGCCCATCCAGAACACGCGGCGCTATGCGGCTGAGCCTCTCACCCTTGCGGGCCACGCCCTGGAGGCCGGGCAGTGCGTGTTGCTGCTGCTCGCGTCGGCCAACCGCGACCCGGCGCCGTGCGGCACCGTGGCCATCGACCCGGCCCCCGACGTCTTCGCGCCGGGCCGCCCGCCGTGCCGGTCGTTCGGCTATGGCGCCGGGCACCACCGCTGCCCGGGCGACCGCCTGGCCTCCGCCATCGCCGGCGGTGTGGTGCAGGCCTTGCTGGCCGCGCAGGCGTCGCTGCTCGACGGGTTGGCGCAGCGCCTCCTGGCGTCCGGCGCGTACCGGGCCTCGGTCAACGCCCGCATCCCTTGCTTTCCCTGAAGGAGTCCTCAGATGGTGACGGTGATCTTTGAAGTGTGGCCGCGCGAAGGCGGCCGCCAACCTTATCTCGACCTGGCCGCGGCCTTGCGCCCCTTGCTCGACGGCATCCCCGGCTTCGTGTCGATCGAGCGTTTTGAAAGTCTGAGTGAACCTGGCAAGTTGTTGTCGCTGTCGTTCTGGGAAAACGAAGCGGCGATTGCGCAGTGGCGCCAGCTCGAGGCACATCGTGCCGCACAAGCGCAGGGGCGTGACGGCGTCTTTGCCGACTACCGATTGCGCGTCGCCGCGGTGCTGCGCGACTACGGCTTGTCGGAGCGCGATGAAGCACCGCCGGACAGTCGGCAGCGGCACGGCTGAAGTAGCCCCCGTCAGAGGGAATGTTACGTCTTGATAGTGCTCCTATAACACCTGCAGTGATCATCGGAATCGATGACGCTGTGAGAGATCACGGGAGGGCGGTCTCGCATCCGTTTGCACGCTAGAAACGCAAGCGGGGCGGCCGCGTCGACGACAGACGCACACAGGAGAGCGTGATGACGGGTAGTGACCACTCAGACGAAGACCTGCGGCAGCGCACCTTGCTGTCGATCCTCGACGACAAGGAGATGCGCTACGAACTGCAGCGCCGTGCCGCCGACCACGAACTGGGCAGCCGCTGGGATGTCGACGCCGGCACACTCGCCTCGCTGCTCGAAGACCCGCGGGGCGCGGTGGCGTTCGAAAGCCGCCCGCTGTCAGAGGCCATCGTGCGTGCGGTGGCGCGGCCGGTGCTGATGATCGAGAACCACAAGGTCACCTTGCCGAACTCCGACGTGCTGTCACGTCGCATCGGCAAGTTCGCCCCGGTGTTCGAGCCGACCCTGCGCTCGGTCGGCCGGGTCGAACTGGTCGGCCACCCTGCACTGGAATGGGTGGGCACGGGCTGGATGGTCGAAGAGGGTATCGTGGTGACCAACCGACACGTCGCGTCGGAGTTTGCCCGCCGCGACGCGACCGGCAAAGGGTATGTCTTCATTCGCAGCCAGCTCGGCACCGAAGTGTTGCCCCGCATCGATTTCCATGAAGAGTATCGCTCGGTGGTGGCGGCCGAGTTCCGCATCGAGCGGGTGCTCTACATCGCACCGCACAGCGAAACCGCGCCGGACGTCGCCTTCTTGAAAGTGGTGCCGGGCGAGACCGCGGGGCTGCCGACACCGATCGAGCCGGTGGCCGACCTGCGCAAGCATCTGCGTGAGCGGCGCTTCATGGCGGTGGTCGGCTACCCAGCGCGCGACAGCCGCAGCGACTCGCGGCTGATGGATCGCATCTTCGGCGATGTCTACGACGTCAAGCGCTTCTCTCCCGGCGAGGTGATGACGGTCCACAAAGACAACTGGTTCTTCGAGCACGACGCGACGACGCTGGGCGGCAACTCCGGCAGTGTCATCCTCGACCTGCAGACGGGCAAGGCGCTCGGCCTGCATTACGCCGGCGCCCATCGCAAGGCGAATTTCGCCGTGCGCATCGACACCGTGCTCGAGATGCTGCACATCGCGAAAGGGCGCACCACGGTGGGCGGCACCTTGGCCGGTGTCGAATGGCAGGAGAAGACCCGACCGGTCGACAGCTACACGGCGACCGGCTACGACGAGCGCTTTCTCGGTGTGCGCGTGCCCCTGCCCAAGCCCGGGCGCGCCGCCGACCTGCTGCCCGTCAACGAGGAGAAGGACGCCTGGCGGCTCGACTACACGCACTTCAGCGTGCGCATGAGCGCCTCGCGCCGCCTGCCCCTGCTGACAGCGGTCAACATCGACGGCAGCGAACGTCGCAAGCTGTCGCGCAAGGGGCAGGTGTGGTTCTTCGACCCCCGCATCGAGCGCGAGCAGCAGGTCGGCAAGGAGTTCTACGGACCGAGCGGCTTCGACCGCGGCCACATGGTGCGCCGCGAAGACCCGGTCTGGGGTACGCCCGAGGAGGCGGCCCGCGCCAACGAAGACACCTTCCACTACACCAATGCCGCACCTCAGCTGCCAGGCCTCAACCAGCGCGAATGGCTGGAGCTGGAGGACTACGTGCTGGACAACGCCGACGCGCTCGACCTCAAGGTCAGCGTGTTCACCGGCCCGGTGTTCGCCCCCGGCGATCCGGTGATGCACGAAGTGCAGGTGCCGCTGCGGTTCTGGAAGGTGGCGGTGCTGGTCGACGCCGGGAGCGGCGAGCTGAGTTGCGCAGCCTATTTGCTGTCGCAGGAGGACATGCTGGCCGAGGCCTTCCACTACGGCCGCTTCAAGACCTATCAGGTGCCGCTGACGCACCTGGAGGAGTTGACCGGCATCAACTTCGGCAAGGCCTTGCGGGACGCCGATGGCTACACCGGGCGCGGTGGCCATGAGAGCGTGCCGAAGTGGTCCCCGGGGATCGAAATCCGGTGTCCTGAAGATGTCCAGTTCCCGCGGCGGGCCCGACGCAAGCGCCGATGAAACTGCGCTTCTGGCCTTCGCTGCTGATTTTCGCGAGTTCGTACTTCCCGCTCGCGTTGGTCGTGATCATCAAGGATCTCGACCCGGGCACCTTCTGGCCTCAGCACCCGAAGATGGCGCTGGCCATCATCGTCAGCGCCCTGCTGTGCATGTTGGCGCTCTACGTCACCGTGCGCTCCATCCCGCCCGGGTTGCCGGTGCTGGTCACACGGGTGAGCAACAAGTCGGGCGAGCTGGTCGCCTACACCTTGCCCTACATGATTTCGTTCTACCGCTTCGACCTCGGCGACTGGCGCACCTTGTTGTGCCTGCTGTTGTTCCTGGGCATGATGTTTGCGCTGAGCTATCGGACCCGCAACATTCTCGTCAACCCGGTGCTGGGGTTGGTGGGCTACGGCCTCTACGACGTGCAGTTCAAGGAAGGCGCGCGCGACCGTCA from Caldimonas brevitalea encodes the following:
- a CDS encoding FMN-dependent NADH-azoreductase; this encodes MNILQINSSARAEGSHSTRLAQDIVARLQAAHPDTTLTVRDLSRQPHPALDEAALQALFTPPEQRSAAQQARVALDDTLIAEIQAADTVVIGVPMYNFGVSSQLKNWIDAISRARVTFRYTEAGPEGLLTGKKVYVALTRGGRYRDTPSDTQVPYLRAVLNFLGMTDVQFVYAEGLAMGPEAEQQAWSQARTQIESSVA
- a CDS encoding DUF1513 domain-containing protein; this translates as MNVNEMRWRRRHWLAALTALLGSPVSAVQPAPARRIDQDRLALSWVDSAGHWLGVLRLAPGGPRLDARLAIPTRAHALRVLPDGSLLAVARRPGDWLLHWTPSGQVLRWGWIEPDRVYNGHVLVSPDGRTLYTTETDFQSGAGLVGLRDTRTLQKRDEWRTHGIDPHALIRDADGQLLVANGGIATRPETGRLKLDLERMDSSLVRLAPDDGALLGQWRLDDRRLSLRHLALAADGTVGIALQAEHDEAERKQTAPVLAVFDGRQLRTAVPPAGLSLQGYGGDIASTGDGFFAVSCTRAHCVSLWHADGRYAGQWPLDEACALAPGRRGNVRAGGRTAGFELSAPPGEPAPQRLPLPTGARPDNHWTRL
- a CDS encoding imelysin family protein — its product is MKKKAWHCCVLAATLLAASRMAWAADAAPVVAVPYYTPAAFMQGLQRHWYLPRAAEFARHAEALPPALQALCAAPPARTEPARARAREQWRDTTLAWEQLSMVPAAPLVARRSVRQIDFTPPRPELIQRAIEQAPGDAQAMERIGAPAKGLPALEWLLWPQALKPATPACRYAEQVAADIAREAAALQAEFQQATAQAADDDERAGQQMAEWVNQWMGAVERLRWQDLERPQRSRDSTSRRSETWPRAASGLTQQSWAARWRAVHTLVAAQPGQPAPSPGSGLVPLETYLRGRGRNDVADHVAATAGRVDKAIAAAKPKSARTVLAAAAALADLKRLGEQELAPALQVTLGFSDADGD
- a CDS encoding imelysin family protein: MRRFFLAAALGAALVPSLPVQAQETAAAASPTTGVTVPAVVAHYARLVSASYEDTLTQALALQQAVRAFVAQPSEDTMAAARRAWLAAREVYGQTEAFRFYSGPIDDEKGPEGRINAWPLDESYIDAVKGKPVSGLIHNRKVRIDKKTLARYNERGGEENIATGWHAIEFLLWGQDLQTDGPGQRSFQDYVDGKARNADRRRQYLSVVTDLLIDDLKLLVQAWAPGAPSNYRARFEQGGDESLRKIFVGLGSLSRGELAGERLEVALASQDQEDEHSCFSDNTHRDVVGNAIGIRNVWLGEYRRLDGTSLGGASLRALVAQKDPDLAERTTQRVEASVAAAEALQAPFDREITGGRDAAGRQRVQKTVDALVQQSKDLVEAASRVGLTRLTLSQP
- a CDS encoding pirin family protein, which codes for MNLVSPTAEQVRVPRGVERLVHGVATSDGAGVKLTRVLTQPLQRRLDPYLMLDAFASDDPRDYGAGFPDHPHRGFETITYMVAGRMRHRDSAGHEGLLGPGGVQWMCAGRGLVHSEMPEQADGVMEGFQLWLNLPSSEKLSEPWYRDLQAQDIPSFTLPEGVQVRVIAGCSHGVDGAVQRAHTEPLYLDLHLLAGARHAQPVPATHNTFVYVYRGELKIGHTRVPAQRMAILANAEGADGVILECDEDTRVLLIAGRPLGEPIAQYGPFVMNSHEQIFQAVEDFRAGRFGAPR
- the hpaR gene encoding homoprotocatechuate degradation operon regulator HpaR, coding for MATVIQHRNLPHALLRAREAVMRYFRPNLKLAGITEQQWRVIRTLSLQGEMEIGRIAEACSIPGPSLTGVLERMERDEWIKRFRISTDQRKVVVELTAKSRRLVDKMAARVDARYLEIESQLGPQVLGRLFELLDRVAALPDPGQVEAVKVPIARRQPGAAARKVPLQRKAPLQRARPLNSTASRMR
- a CDS encoding di-heme oxidoredictase family protein: MRPWPGLAALLALAGTALGLHAQQDDDVLGERPGGATTVHADGRNAFSFPAANLSDSERTRFAIGNSFFRRNWVEAPASTTARDGLGPHFIARSCGGCHVQDGRGAPPDFRRGLQEQPVALLMRLSVPGRNEHGGPQPDPVYGDQLNNAAVQGVRPEAQVELRHTAAHGRFADGTRYTLQRPHYRLREAAYGPTAPGLMMSPRIAPQVIGVGLIESIADEDILANARQQAEMPGPIKGVPNRVWDAASRETRLGRFGWKANVATLAHQTAAAFIGDIGITSSMFPDEACSQTQTDCREAPRGAKGEQPEIDDKTLDDVVFYQATLAPPARRGVHDPQVQRGQQLFQQAQCAVCHRPSYVTSAAPFPRLTSSALQGQKIWPYTDLLLHDMGPGLADGRPDFNASGRQWKTPPLWGIGLIRDVNGHQRLLHDGRARGVLEAILWHDGEARASRDQVLKMSRDERAALVRFVESL